The DNA window TCCGTCTTTGCGGGACGTATCCAGAAGCGATCAGGTGTTACCGGGAGGTGACAGCCCGCTCTCCAGAAAATACCGAGGCATGGTACCTGACCGGGCACTGCTATGCATCCCTTGAAAAGAATCTGGAGGCGATCGACTGCTTCGACCAGGTGTTGAAGTTTGGGGATGTCGGCACACGGGGATACGTGGGGAAGGCCCGCTGTCTGATCAGTATGGGCCGGTTCGTTGACGCACTCGCCTGTTACGAGCAGATGATCGAGGCGGATCCGCTGGACGAGACGGCGTTCTACCAGAAAGGAATCTGTCTTGTCGCGCTCGAACGTGAAAAAGAAGCACTCGAATGCTTCAACGAAGCTCTCGAACTCGAGCCGCTCTATGAGCGAGCGAAGATCGAACGGGACAAGATCCTCGGGAAGATCGGCTGCTTTGAAGAGGAGCCCTGTTGCTATTCCGAGTACGATCTGGATGAGGATCTCCCCAACCAGGATGAAGAATCGTATGGAGACTACGGGTTCAGCGATTACGAGGACTGAAGGGGTACCCCCTTCGTTCACGTCTCTCCGGATCTTCTCCGGCACTCTCTGATAATCACTTTTTTATACGCTCTCTCCTTTACCGGGAGATTTCACCTGAAAGATAAGCCTGAGGCCTGGAAAAAAAAGGGATTGTCCTTCCGCCCGTTCAGGCGAAGTTGATCCAGTTGATGTTGGCGTAGTTCCCCGGGAACGCAAGCTTCAGCCGGTGCTGCCCGGCCGGCAGGGTCACCAGGACCTGGAGGGTCTGGAAGGCCGCATCGTTGCCGGTGTTCGGGACGTTCACCACGGCGAGAGGTGTCGCGCCGTCGTCGAGATACATCTGGACGGACGAGCCGGCATGGGCCGAGGCGACCCGGAACCCGGCGGTGTAGGTGCCGGCCGTGTTGATGTTCACGGTGTAGGCGAGCCATTCGCCAGCACGGGTCCAGCCGACGCTCGGACTTCTGTCGGTATCGATCTGTTCGATGTCCACATCGTCATGCCGGTAGACCCCGCCCTCGTTGCCGGGTGTGGTGTCGTGGTAGGCGACGCCCTCGCCGCCGAGGTCGTAGTCCTCGGCCTGTAGCTGACCGGGGATCGCATGGGTGCCGTTGTAAACCGGAGCTGTTCCGGTCACGGTCGGCGAGACGGTGGTGGTTGGGATTGTCGTTGGGGTTGCCACCGCCGGCACGGTCACATTGATGGTCCTGGTGGTGGACCCGGCCGCGTTGGTTGCGGTCTGGTTGATCGTGTAGTTGCCGGGCTGCCAGTAGGTGTAGGTGAAGTTCGGATAGGCAGTGGTCGTCCCGTCGCCGAGGTTATAATGGACCGAGGTCGCATTCACTGCGGTGTTGGTGACCTGGATGCCCATCGAGCCCGAGCCTCCCTGGAATGTGATCGTGAAGTTGGCCACCGGCAGGTTCGGGTTTACGGGTGTCTGGGTTGGCGTCACAGTCATCGTCGTTGGTGAAACGGTCGTGGTCGTGGGTGACCCGGCCGGCACGGTCACCGTGACGGTCTTCGTCGAAGACCCGGCGTCGTTGGTCGCGATCAGGGTGATCGTGTAGGTGCCGGGCTGCCAGTAGGTGTACTTGAAGTTCTTATAGGCGGTGGTGGTACCGTCGCCGAGGTCGTACTTCACGGTGGTGGCGTTCGTCGTGGCGTCGGTGACCTGGATGCCCATCGAACCTGCTCCGGCCTGGTAGGTGACCACGAAGTTCGCGATCGGCAGGTCATGCCCGGACGAGGTCGGCAGCGGGGTCACGGTCGTCGTTGCGGTCGTCAACGTCACGGTTGGAGTGACGGTTGTTCCGGTTGGAGTTGGTGTCGTCGCGGTCGGCGAGACTGTCGGAGTCCCTGGACCGGTGACGGTGATGTACTGTGGGATCGTCTTCACCTCAGCCCCGGTGGAACCGATGGCGACGAGGGAGACGGTGTAGGTGCCGGCTGCCGAGTAGGTGTGGACCGGGTTCTTATCGAACGAGGCACCGCCGTCACCGAACTGCCAGAAGTACTGGCTGATCGTACCGGTCGACAGGTCGGTGAACTGCACAGCCAGTGGGGTCTGGCCGGTCGTCACGTTCGCCGTGAAGTTAGCCGTCACCGGCTGCATGGTCGGAGTCGGGGTCACCGGGATCGTCGTCGGAACTGTCGTCGGGATCTTTGTTGGTACTGTCGTTGGAATGGTTGTTGCTATCGTCGTTGGAATGGTTGTCGGTACGGTTGTTGGAGCGGTGGTGGTCGGTGCTGTTGTCGGTGCGGTCGTCGTTGGTTCTGTTGTCGGCGGCACCACAGCGTGGACGGTGATGTAGTTCGTCCTCACCGTGGTGTTGGACCCGCCGGCATTCGTCGCTGTCAGGTTCACCGTGTAGTTCCCGGCTGCCGCGTAGGTGTGAACCGGGTTCTGCATCGTCGAGGTGTTGCCGTCACCGAAGTTCCACGACCAGGTCACCGGAGCTCCGGTCGACAGGTCGGTGAACTGCACGGCCAGTGGGGCGGTGCCGTTCGTGATGTTCGTGTTGAAGTTCGCGACCGGAGCCGACGGGCTCTCGGACCCGGTGACGGTGATGTAGTTCGTCTTTGTGATGGTGTTACTCCCGCCAGCGTTGGTCGCCGTCAGGTTCACCGTGTAGTTTCCAGCCACGGTATAGGTGTGGCTCGGGTTCTGCACGGTCGAGGTGGTGCCGTCACCGAAGTCCCACGACCACGAGGCCGGAGTGCCCGTCGACTGGTCGTTGAACTGCACGGCCAGTGGGGCAGTGCCGTTCGTCACGCTAGCGCTGAAACCGGCGACCGGGGCCGGAGGCACGGCTGTAACCACGTAGCCGCTGGCCCCCGAATTTATGGGATTGTTTGTCCAGGTGATCCCCTGTCCCTGGTTCGAGGCACTGCACCAGGCGTACCCATTGAAGGCGGCCTGGGTGCTCATGTTGGTGAAACTGTAATCCACCTTCATGGCTCCGTTGTTGTTGAGCGTGGCACCCGGGAAGGTGCCGGGCTTCATGTTACCGGCCTTGAGATCGATGAACATCAGGTACTGTGCCGTCGAGGCATCGCTGATGTTCTGCCCGTAATAGAGGGGCAGCGATGGGGTCACCAGGTCGCCGGGACCCGGTTTCCAGGTCTGTGGTCCGTAGATGAAGTCTGCCTTTGAGAAGGTCTGGTCGATACCGGTCACGTAGGTGTAGTCGGTCGGGGCGGTCGGGTTGTAGACTCCGGCGGCTGCCGGCGTCCAGGTATATCCATTCGAGGTCACATGGATGCCGAAGTCGTTGGGGATCGGGCCCTTCACCGAGACGAGAAGGATGATGTCGTTATCGAATCCCCTCCCCCCGGTGTTCGAGACATAGAAGGTGCCGTTCTGGGCACTGGTCGTCGTGACCTGGCCGTAGGGTGCGTTCACGTCGTTGGTGAGGTGGAGCTCATTCATTCCGGGATCTTCGGCTTTGATGTAGTAGGTGTTGTTCGGACCGCCATAGGTCGCTCCGTCCAGGTTGTACTTCACGCCGTTCGCGGTGTTGATGAAGATATGCTTCGGGGCCGAGAGCGGGGCCACGGTGATCGTGGGCGTCGGGGAAGGTGTTGGAATCGCCGGTGAGGTAACGGTGATATAATTCGTCTTCACCAAGGTGTTGGAACCGCCGGCGTTCGTCGCCGTCAGGTTCACGGTGTAGTTCCCAGCCGCCGCGTAGGTATAGGCCGGGTTCTGCACCGTCGATGTGTTGCCGTCACCGAAGGACCACGACCAGGTCACCGGAGCTCCGGTCGACAGGTCGGTGAACTGCACGGCCAGGGGGGCAGTGCCGTTCGTGATGTTCGCGTTGAAGTTCGCGACCGGAGCCGTCGGGGTTTCTGACCCGGTGACGGTGATGTAGTTCGTCTTCACCGTGGTGTTGGATCCGCCGGCATTGGTCGCCGTCAGGTTCACGGTGTAGTTCCCGGCCGCCGTATAGGTGTGGCTCGGGCTCTGCGTTGTCGATGTATTGCCATCACCGAAGTCCCACGACCACGAGGTCGGGGTACCGGTTGACAGGTCGTTGAACTGGACCGCAAGCGGTGCAGTGCCGTTCGTCACGCTCGCATTGAAGCCGGCGACGGGGGCAGCCACAGGGGCTGTGACCGAGTAGCCGCTGGCGCCCGGATTAAAGACATTGTTTGTCCAGGTGATCCCCTGCCCCTGATTCGAGGCATTGGCCCAGGCGAATCCATTGAAATCTGCACGGGTGCTCAGGTTGGTGATACTGTAGTCCACCTTCAGGGCACCGTTGTTCAGCGTGGCACTGGGGATGACGCCCTGCTTTACGTTCCCAGCCTTGAGGTCGACGAACATCAGGTACTGGGCCGTCGAGGCGTCGTTGATGTCCTGCCCGGTGTAGAGCGGCAGGTATGGGGTCACCAGGTCGGCCGATCCCTGGTGGGGCCCGGGCTTCCAGGTCTGCGGGCCGTAGATGAAGTCGGCCTTCGAGAAGGTCTGGTCGATACCGGTCACGTAGGAGGAATCGGTCGGGGCAGTCGGGTTGTAGACTCCGGCGGCTGACGGTGTCCAGGTGTAGCCGTTCGAGGTCAGATGGATGCCGAAGTCGTCGGGGATCGGGCCCTTCACCGAGACGAGGAGAATGATGTCGTCATCGAATCCACGGCCGCCGGTGTTCGTCACATAGAAGGTGCCGTTCTGGGCACCGGTCGTCGTGACCTGGCCGGAGGCAACATTCGCGTCGTTGGTGAGGTGCAGCTCGTTCAGTCCGCCACCGTCGGCCTTGACATAGTAGGTGTTGTTCGGGCCGCCGTAGGTCGCACCGTCATAGTTGTACTTCACGCCGTTCGCGGTGTTGATGAAGATATGTCGAACAGCTGATAGGGGGCCCACGGTGACCGTCGGGGTCGGAGTTACCGATGCAGAGACGTTGATGTAGTTCGTCTTCACCTCGTTGTCGGACCCGGTCGCGTTCGTCACCGTCAGGTTCACGGTGTAACTGCCGGCTGCGGTGTAGTTATAGATCGGGTTCTGCACAGTCGATGTGTTGCCGTCGCCGAACGCCCAGGACCATGCCGTCAGGTTCACACCGAGCGAGGTGTCGTTGAACTGCACAGCCAGTGGGGCGGTGCCGTTTGTGATGTTCGCGCTGAAGTTCGCTATCGGAGCTTCCGAGGCGGTGACGATGATGTAGTCCGTCTTCGTGGTGGTGTTAGAGCCGGACGCGTTCGTCACCGTCAGGTTCACGGTGTAGCTGCCGGCTGTCGTGTAGTTGTTGATCGGGTTCTGCACCGTCGAGGTGGCGCCGTCGCCGAACGACCACGACCAGGCGGTCAGGTTAGTACCCAGCGAAGTGTCGTTGAACTGCACCGACAGCGGAGCGAAACCGGTCGTCACGTTTGCCGTGAAGTTCGCAACCGGCAGGGGCACGGCGGAGACGTTGATGTAGTTCGTCTTCACCGAGGAGTTCGACCCGCTCACGTTCGTCACCGTCAGGTTCACAGAGTAACTGCCGGTTGTTGCGTAGGTATGGATCGGGTTCTGTTCGGTCGAGATGTTCCCGTCGCCGAACGCCCAGGACCACGCCGTCAGGTTCGCACCCAATGAGGTGTCGTTGAACTGCACCGACAGCGGGGCGATACCGGTCGTCACGTTCGCCGTGAAGTTCGCCTCAGGCAGGGGCTGCCGGGCGACTGATATGTAGTCGACCTTCTCGGTCGAGTTGGAGCCGCCGGAATTGGTGACCGTCAGGTTCACGGTGTAGTTCCCGCCTGCTGCATAGGTGTGGACCGGGTTCTGCTCGGTCGAGGTGGCGCCGTCGCCGAACACCCACGACCACGCCGTCAGGTTCCCGCCCAGCGAGGTGTCATTGAACTGGACGGCAAGCGGGGCGGTGCCGTTCGTCACGTTCGCGGTGAAGTTCGCCTCAGGCAGGCCCGGGCGGTCGAGGACCGTGATATAATCGGTCTTCTGGAGATGGGTGCTCCCGAGCGAGTTCGAGGCGGTCAGGTTGACCGAGTACAGGCCGGCAGCCGTGTAGGTGTGGGTAGCGTTCTGCTCGGTCGAGGTGGCGTTGTCGCCGAAGTCCCACGACCAGTTCGTCGGGGACCCTTTCGAGGTGTCGTTGAACTGCACCGAGAGCGGTGCATACCCGGTGGTCGGAGTGGCGGTGAAGTCGGCCACGGCCTTATCGGTCAGGATCGAGAAGATACCGCAATAACCAGGGAGTGTATCCCTGTTGGTCTGCTGGATGGCAGAAGCTGTCGTCGGGTAATTTGAACTTGTACTACCACCCACAACGGCATCCCCCTGGTCGTTGACCCCGATACCATAGAAGAAGTTGTTACAGTTTTCACCATTGCCACCGATAACGGTCGAGTACAGCGCGTTCCCCGCGGGCCCGAACTTGACGACGAAACCGTCAGTGCGTCCAGAAAAGGCACTTTGTGCCCCGTTGATGATGGGGTAATCCGTGGACAGTGTTGCCCCGGCCACATACGCATCTCCAGCGCCATCCACGGCGATGCTGTATGGGGTATTCGTGCCCGAAGACCCTCCCCAGTAGGTCGAGTAATCGAGAGAGGTGCCGGAGGGATCGATCTTGGTGATGAAGGCGGTTGAGGTCCCCTTCATCGCACTCTGGGCCGGGTTGACCAGGGGAAAGTTGGTGGACCCGGTATTTCCAGTGACGTAGACCGCTCCTGCCGGATCGACGGCGAGGTCATAGGCGACGTCACTGGTCGTTCCTCCGAGGTACGTTGCATACACCTTCGAGCCTGTCGCGGTGTACTTGGCGACGAACGCATCGGTTACCGTGGTGGTCCCTCCATGAACCGATTGGTATGGATTCAGGGTCGGGAAGTCAGTGGACTTGGTGGAACCAGAGACGTAGACGTTGCCGGCCGAATCGAGGCCGATCCCCATGATGCCAGGGGTTGATCCGGCGGTGCTCACATAATTTGACCCCCCTTCATCCTTGGCGCCGCCGAGGTAGGTCAGATACATCAGTGAGCCATCAGAACCGATCCTGGCAAGGTAGGCATCGTACGTCCCGCTAAGGGCCGGCTGAGCGGCATCGGCGGTGACCGGGAGCGTGGGGCTGTTCGAAACCCCTGCTACATAGGCGCCTCCGGACGGGTCGGCGACGATGCCATTGGCACCTGTGCTAACCCCGTTTCCGGTGTTACCGTCGATATAGGTGGAGTAGACAAGCTGCGAGCCGGCAGGATTGGAGGGGTTCAACTTCGTCACGAACCCGGCCTTGCCCTCGTTGTTTGTGAGCTGGAAGGGCGACTGGAGAGGAAAATCAGTGGATGCCGTTACGCCAGCCAGGTAGATGTTTCCTGAACCATCGATACTCATGCCCCGGACGACATCGTCCCCGGAACCGCCGAGGTACGAAGAGTAGAGGACCGCAGTCCCCTCGGGGTTCAGCTTCGTCACGAAGGCATCATTTGAGCCTCCAGGAGCCTGGTTGGAGTTCTGAATTGTGAAATCGGCCGAGCTGGTCAAGCCCGCGAGATAGATGTTGCCGGCCGAGTCGAGGCGGACGCGGGTGATGAAGTCCTGATTCGATCCGCCGAAGTACGAGGAGTAGAGCAGGGTCGGGTCGATGACGAGCGGCCGGGACTGGTCGTAGGCTCCGACCGTGAACCCGACGGTCCCGTCGTCCTTCAGACGGTACGAAGACGTGACCGGTACCTTTATGCCGTCGATCGCCTGGTAGGCGACCGGGGCCTCGTCGGTCAGCACTCCGAGGGAGGTGGTGATGGCAAGCGAACCATTTTCAGCGATTGCGAGCCCGTCGATGCCGTCGTAGGCGATGGCGATCTGGTCGGGGCTGGTTCCGGGTGCGACGACGAATTCACGCTTCAGGACACCCTGGGTACCGTTGTACCGGAGGTCGATGCCGGGGTACAGCTGCTGGTACTCGACCGATCGATAGGTCGGCACGTCACTCTGCCATCTGGACGAGTCGTTGCCGAGGAAGAAGCTCGCGTTCCCGGGCAGGCGGTCGAGGCCGGCGATCGCCGGCGAGGCAGAGGAGCCGGGGAAGGTCATCGTGACTTCAGCGCTTTTCGTCGTGTTATTCACGTCCTGGCTGGCCGCGAGCACGATCCGATCCGGCTCAAACGCGATCGAGTGGCCGGCCGCATTGACCTGGTACTTCACCACGTCGGGCGACTGCCCCTGATTCTCGATGAAGCTGAGCGGGAGCGAGAGCGTCTGCTGGTTGATCGAGGCACCGGTGCCGGTGTCGTTGGGCAGTACAAGTCCGGCCAGGGCCGGGGTCGCCAGAGCGGCGATCATGATGATCATGAGGAGAAGGAACTCTCCTGGTTTACGGTAACGAATCATGAATCAAATCACCTGTTGTGGGGAGCAGGCTGTGAGCCGTCCTCGACGATGCCACCCGGTCTGAATGGGCGCTGAGCGATAGGCAAGCCTGAGCAAGGCGAGCACCGGGTACTCAGAAAGAACCGACCCGTGGTGTGTGTCGACGGGTTGTTCAGACCGGATGGAATCGAACAGAAGAGATTACAAAAACACAATAGTTAATCGTTGTGGTTTGAATTTTTGGAGGTAAGTTAACTGCATTGTTTATTTTGGATCGCCTGAATCGGTCGGGGCCAGGTACTGCCTGTTCATATCGATTATAGCCAGCCAGCGCGCGTCTATGCTACAAATAGGATCGCTCTCTCTGAATCAGGCAGGTTTTGACGTTCCTGTTCCGGGATTAAAACGGTTCCTTCCCATCTTTCATTCATCAGTGATCGTGAGAGGAGAGTCTGTCGAGAGAGGGCGGGTCGAAAAAAGGGATTGTCCTTCTGCCCATTCAGGCGAAGTTGATCCAGTTGATGTTGGCGTAGTTCCCCGGGAACGCAAGCTTCAGCCGGTGCTGCCCGGCCGGCAGGGTCACCGGGACCTGGAGGGTCTGGAAGGTCGCATCGTTGCCGGTGTTCGGGACGTTCACGGTTGCGATCGGGGTTGTGCCGTCGTCGAGATACACCTGGACGGACGAGCCGGCATGGGCCGAGGCGACCCGGAACCCGGCGGTGTAGGTGCCAGCCGTGTTGATGTTTACAGTGTAGGCGAGCCATTCGCCAGCACGGGTCCAGCCGACGCTCGGACTTCTGTCGGTGTCGATCTGTTCGATGTCGACGTCGTCATGCCGGTAGACCCCGCCCTCGTTGCCGGCGGTGGTGTCGTGGTAGGCGATCCCTTCACCGCCGAGGTCGTAGTCCTCGGCCTGCAACTGGCCGGGGATCGTGTGAGTCCCGTTGTAGGCCGGAACGGTGCCGGTCACGGTCGGCGAGACGGTGGTGGTTGGGATTGTCGTTGGGGTTGCCACCGCCGGCACGGTCACATTGATGGTCCTGGTGGTGGACCCGGCCGCGTTGGTTGCGGTCTGGTTGATCGTGTAGTTGCCGGGCTGCCAGTAGGTGTAGGTGAAGTTCGGATAGGCGGTGGTCGTCCCGTCGCCGAGGTTATAATGGACCGAGGTCGCATTCACCGCGGTGTTGGTGACCTGGATGCCCATCGAGCCCGAGCCTCCCTGGAATGTGATCGTGAAGTTGGCCACAGGCAGGTTCGGGTTGGTTGGTGTCTGGGTTGGCGTGATGGTCGGCGAGACGGTCGCCGTTGGAGTTGGCGTCACGGTCATGGTCGTGGGTGACCCGGCCGGCACGGTCACCGTGACGGTCTTTGTCGAAGACCCGGCGTCATTGGTTGCGATCAGGGTGATCGTATAGGTGCCGGGCTGCCAGTAGGTGTACTTGAAATTCTTATAGGCGGTGGTGGTACCGTCGCCGAGGTCGTACTTCACGGTGGTGGCGTTCGTCGTGGCGTCGGTGACCTGGATGCCCATCGAGCCTGCGCCGGCCTGGTAGGTGACCACGAAGTTCGCGATCGGCAGGTCATGCCCGGACGAGGTCGGCAGCGGAGTCACGGTCGTCGTGACCGGGATGGTCGTTGTCACGGTGGGAGTGATGGTTGTTGTAGTGGTTGGAGCTGGCGTTGTCGTTGTCACCGTTGTTGTCACGGTCGGCGAGACTGTCGGAGTCCCTGGACCGGTGACGGTGATGTACTGTGGGATCGTCTTCACCTCAGCCCCGGTGGAACCGATGGCGACGAGGGAGACGGTGTAGGTGCCGGCTGCCGAGTAGGTGTGAACCGGGTTCTTATCGAACGAAGCCCCACCATCACCGAACTGCCAGAAGTACTGTCGGATCGTGCCGGTCGACAGGTCGGTGAACTGCACCGAGAGCGGGGTCTGGCCGGCCGTCACGTTCGCCGTGAAGTTGGCCGTCACCGGCTGCATGGTCGGAGTCGGGGTCACCGGGATCGTCGTCGGAACTGTCGTCGGGATCTTTGTTGGTACTGTCGTTGGAATGGTTGTTGCTATCGTCGTTGGAATGGTTGTCGGTACGGTTGTTGGAGCGGTGGTGGTTGGTGCTGTCGTTGGTGGCACCACGGCGTGGATGGTAATATAGTTCGTCTTCGTGGTGGTGTTGGAACCGCCGGCGTTCGTAGCCGTCAGGTTCACGGTGTAGTTTCCGGCCGCCGCGTAGGTGTAGGCCGGGTTCTGCACCGTCGAGGTGTTGCCGTCACCGAAGTCCCACGACCAGGTCACCGGAGCTCCGGTCGACAGGTCGGTGAACTGCACAGCCAGTGGGGCAGTGCCGTTCGTGATGTTCGCGTTGAAGTTCGCGACCGGAGCCGTCGGAGTTTCTGACCCGGTGACGGTGATATAGTTCGTCCTCACCGAGGTGTTGGAACCGCTGGCATTCGTCGCCGTCAGGTTCACCGTGTAGTTCCCAGCCACAGTATAGGTGTGGGACGGGGACTGTGTCGTCGAGGTGTTGCCATCACCGAACGACCACGACCACGAGGTCGGAGCTCCGGTCGACGCATCGGTGAAGCCGACCGTCAGGGGGGCAGTGCCGTTCGTGACGTTCGCGTTGAAGTTCGCGACCGGAGCCGACGGGCTCTCGGACGCGGTGACGGTGATGTAGTTCGTCTTCGTGGTGGTGTTGGAACCGCCGGCGTTCGTCGCCGTCAGGTTCACCGTGTAGTTCCCGGCCACAGTATAGGTGTGGCTTGGGCTCTGCGTTGTCGATGTGTTGCCGTCACCGAAGTCCCACGACCACGAGGTCGGGGTACCGGTTGACAGGTCGTTGAACTGCACGGCCAGTGGGGCCGTTCCGTTCGTCACGCTCGCATTGAAGCCGGCGACGGGGGCAGCCACAGGGGCCGTGACCGAGTAGCCGCTGGCGCCCGGATTAAAGACATTGTTTGTCCAGGTGATCCCCTGCCCCTGGTTCGAGGCATTGGCCCAGGCGAATCCATTGAAATCTGCACGGGTGCTCAGGTTGGTGATACTGTAGTCCACCTTCAGGGCACCGTTGTTCAGCGTGGCACTGGGGATGACGCCCTGCTTTACGTTGCCGGCCTTGAGGTCGACGAACATCAGGTACTGGGCCGTCGAGGCGTCGTTGATGTCCTGCCCGGTGTAGAGCGGCAGGTATGGGGTCACCAGGTCGGCTGAGCCTTGATGGGGGCCGGGCTTCCAGGTCTGCGGGCCGTAGATGAAGTCGGCCTTCGAGAAGGTCTGGTCGATACCGGTCACGTAGGAGGAGTCGGTCGGGGCGGTCGGGTTGTAGGCTCCGGCAGCGGCTGGGGTCCAGACATATCCGTTCGAGGTCAGATGGATGCCGAAGTTGTCGGGGATCGGGCCCTTCACCGAGACGAGGAGGATGATATCGTCATCGAATCCACGACCGCCGGTGTTCGTCACATAGAAGGTGCCGTTCTGGGCACCGGTCGTCGTGACCTGGCCGGAGGCAACATTCGCGTCGTTGGTGAGGTGCAGCTCGTTCAGTCCGCCACCGTCGGCCTTGACATAGTAGGTGTTGTTCGGGCCGCCGTAGGTCGCACCGTCATAGTTGTACTTCACGCCGTTCGCGGTATTGATGAAGATGTGCCGTATGGCTGACAGCGGGGCAACGGTGATCGTCGGCGTCGGGATCACCGGTGCAGAGACCGTGATGTAGCTGGTCTTCACCTCGTTGTCGGAGCCGGTCGCGTTCGTCACCGTGAGGTTCACGGTGTAACTGCCGGCTGTCGTGTAGTTA is part of the Methanosphaerula palustris E1-9c genome and encodes:
- a CDS encoding PKD domain-containing protein produces the protein MIRYRKPGEFLLLMIIMIAALATPALAGLVLPNDTGTGASINQQTLSLPLSFIENQGQSPDVVKYQVNAAGHSIAFEPDRIVLAASQDVNNTTKSAEVTMTFPGSSASPAIAGLDRLPGNASFFLGNDSSRWQSDVPTYRSVEYQQLYPGIDLRYNGTQGVLKREFVVAPGTSPDQIAIAYDGIDGLAIAENGSLAITTSLGVLTDEAPVAYQAIDGIKVPVTSSYRLKDDGTVGFTVGAYDQSRPLVIDPTLLYSSYFGGSNQDFITRVRLDSAGNIYLAGLTSSADFTIQNSNQAPGGSNDAFVTKLNPEGTAVLYSSYLGGSGDDVVRGMSIDGSGNIYLAGVTASTDFPLQSPFQLTNNEGKAGFVTKLNPSNPAGSQLVYSTYIDGNTGNGVSTGANGIVADPSGGAYVAGVSNSPTLPVTADAAQPALSGTYDAYLARIGSDGSLMYLTYLGGAKDEGGSNYVSTAGSTPGIMGIGLDSAGNVYVSGSTKSTDFPTLNPYQSVHGGTTTVTDAFVAKYTATGSKVYATYLGGTTSDVAYDLAVDPAGAVYVTGNTGSTNFPLVNPAQSAMKGTSTAFITKIDPSGTSLDYSTYWGGSSGTNTPYSIAVDGAGDAYVAGATLSTDYPIINGAQSAFSGRTDGFVVKFGPAGNALYSTVIGGNGENCNNFFYGIGVNDQGDAVVGGSTSSNYPTTASAIQQTNRDTLPGYCGIFSILTDKAVADFTATPTTGYAPLSVQFNDTSKGSPTNWSWDFGDNATSTEQNATHTYTAAGLYSVNLTASNSLGSTHLQKTDYITVLDRPGLPEANFTANVTNGTAPLAVQFNDTSLGGNLTAWSWVFGDGATSTEQNPVHTYAAGGNYTVNLTVTNSGGSNSTEKVDYISVARQPLPEANFTANVTTGIAPLSVQFNDTSLGANLTAWSWAFGDGNISTEQNPIHTYATTGSYSVNLTVTNVSGSNSSVKTNYINVSAVPLPVANFTANVTTGFAPLSVQFNDTSLGTNLTAWSWSFGDGATSTVQNPINNYTTAGSYTVNLTVTNASGSNTTTKTDYIIVTASEAPIANFSANITNGTAPLAVQFNDTSLGVNLTAWSWAFGDGNTSTVQNPIYNYTAAGSYTVNLTVTNATGSDNEVKTNYINVSASVTPTPTVTVGPLSAVRHIFINTANGVKYNYDGATYGGPNNTYYVKADGGGLNELHLTNDANVASGQVTTTGAQNGTFYVTNTGGRGFDDDIILLVSVKGPIPDDFGIHLTSNGYTWTPSAAGVYNPTAPTDSSYVTGIDQTFSKADFIYGPQTWKPGPHQGSADLVTPYLPLYTGQDINDASTAQYLMFVDLKAGNVKQGVIPSATLNNGALKVDYSITNLSTRADFNGFAWANASNQGQGITWTNNVFNPGASGYSVTAPVAAPVAGFNASVTNGTAPLAVQFNDLSTGTPTSWSWDFGDGNTSTTQSPSHTYTAAGNYTVNLTATNAGGSNTTVKTNYITVTGSETPTAPVANFNANITNGTAPLAVQFTDLSTGAPVTWSWSFGDGNTSTVQNPAYTYAAAGNYTVNLTATNAGGSNTLVKTNYITVTSPAIPTPSPTPTITVAPLSAPKHIFINTANGVKYNLDGATYGGPNNTYYIKAEDPGMNELHLTNDVNAPYGQVTTTSAQNGTFYVSNTGGRGFDNDIILLVSVKGPIPNDFGIHVTSNGYTWTPAAAGVYNPTAPTDYTYVTGIDQTFSKADFIYGPQTWKPGPGDLVTPSLPLYYGQNISDASTAQYLMFIDLKAGNMKPGTFPGATLNNNGAMKVDYSFTNMSTQAAFNGYAWCSASNQGQGITWTNNPINSGASGYVVTAVPPAPVAGFSASVTNGTAPLAVQFNDQSTGTPASWSWDFGDGTTSTVQNPSHTYTVAGNYTVNLTATNAGGSNTITKTNYITVTGSESPSAPVANFNTNITNGTAPLAVQFTDLSTGAPVTWSWNFGDGNTSTMQNPVHTYAAAGNYTVNLTATNAGGSNTTVRTNYITVHAVVPPTTEPTTTAPTTAPTTTAPTTVPTTIPTTIATTIPTTVPTKIPTTVPTTIPVTPTPTMQPVTANFTANVTTGQTPLAVQFTDLSTGTISQYFWQFGDGGASFDKNPVHTYSAAGTYTVSLVAIGSTGAEVKTIPQYITVTGPGTPTVSPTATTPTPTGTTVTPTVTLTTATTTVTPLPTSSGHDLPIANFVVTYQAGAGSMGIQVTDATTNATTVKYDLGDGTTTAYKNFKYTYWQPGTYTITLIATNDAGSSTKTVTVTVPAGSPTTTTVSPTTMTVTPTQTPVNPNLPVANFTITFQGGSGSMGIQVTNTAVNATSVHYNLGDGTTTAYPNFTYTYWQPGNYTINQTATNAAGSTTRTINVTVPAVATPTTIPTTTVSPTVTGTAPVYNGTHAIPGQLQAEDYDLGGEGVAYHDTTPGNEGGVYRHDDVDIEQIDTDRSPSVGWTRAGEWLAYTVNINTAGTYTAGFRVASAHAGSSVQMYLDDGATPLAVVNVPNTGNDAAFQTLQVLVTLPAGQHRLKLAFPGNYANINWINFA